In one Nyctibius grandis isolate bNycGra1 chromosome 19, bNycGra1.pri, whole genome shotgun sequence genomic region, the following are encoded:
- the MTG2 gene encoding mitochondrial ribosome-associated GTPase 2: protein MLQRCCALLGGRAVPAAAGPVLPRCWALLGGGPPWRPGLLLLSPVPAGGRQLPFSTTCARCSKNRRLRQKRAISERKLTRYFVDHRKVRVVGGQGGGGGHSFYSEPRKIFGGPDGGNGGDGGHVILKADQQMKSLSSVLSFYQGFHGEKGGTKNCYGANGASVYVKVPVGTLVKEDGEVVADLTQHGEEYVAAYGGAGGKGNRFFLSNENRAPTLFTPGEPGQERVLHLELKTTAHAGLVGFPNAGKSSLLRAISRAKPAVAAYPFTTLNPHVGIVHYQDYEQIAVADIPGLIKGAHQNRGLGMAFLRHIERCRFLLYVVDLSVSQPWIQLQDLKYELEQYKKGLSERPCVVIGNKIDLAQSRINLPLLKEQINDRVIALSALRGDNLEELFLHLRELYDTYVKTEQARGQSPVKW from the exons ATGCTGCAGCGGTGCTGCGCACTGCTGGGTGGCCGGGCTGTCCCGGCGGCTGCCGGCCCTGTGCTGCCGCGGTGCTGGGCCCTGCTGGGCGGCGGGCCCCCGTGGAGGCCGggcctcctcctcctgagcCCGGTGCCGGCGGGAGGGCGGCAGCTGCCTTTCTCCACGACCTGCGCGAGGTGTTCAAAGAACAGGCGGCTGAGGCAAAAAAGAGCCATATCGGAAAGGAAACTG ACACGCTATTTTGTGGATCACCGGAAGGTGCGTGTGGTTGGAggacaaggaggaggagggggtcattctttttatagtgaacccagaaaaatatttggaggTCCTGATGGTGGAAATGGAGGTGATGGGGGTCATGTCATTTTGAAAG CTGACCAGCAAATGAAATCACTTTCTTCAGTCCTCTCCTTCTATCAGGGTTTTcatggagagaaaggaggaaccAAAAACTGTTACGGAGCTAATGGTGCATCCGTGTATGTTAAA GTCCCTGTAGGTACATTGGTtaaggaggatggggaagttgTGGCTGACCTCACTCAACACGGTGAAGAGTATGTTGCAGCTtatggaggagctggagggaaaGGTAAtcgcttttttctttccaatgaaAACCGAGCTCCAACATTATTCACTCCAGGAGAGCCAGGTCAGGAAAGGGTGCTCCATCTGGAACTCAAGACAACGGCTCATGCAGGATTG GTGGGCTTTCCCAATGCTGGCAAATCATCGCTTTTGAGAGCCATCTCCAGAGCGAAGCCAGCAGTGGCTGCCTACCCCTTCACAACCCTAAATCCCCATGTCGGCATTGTCCACTATCAAGACTATGAACAAATAGCAG TTGCTGACATTCCTGGCCTAATAAAAGGTGCTCATCAAAACAGGGGCCTCGGCATGGCCTTCCTGAGGCATATCGAACGCTGCCGCTTTCTCTTGTATGTGGTGGATCTCTCTGTGTCTCAGCCATGGATTCAGCTGCAGGACTTAAAATACGAACTGGAACAATATAAAAAAGGATTGTCTGAGAGGCCTTGTGTTGTCATCGGGAATAAGATTGACCTTGCTCAGTCCAGGATCAATCTGCCACTCCTTAAAGAACAGATAAATGACCGGGTCATTGCATTGTCTGCATTGAGAGGAGACAACCTAGAGGAACTGTTCTTGCATTTGAGAGAACTGTATGACACTTACGTGAAGACTGAACAAGCACGAGGGCAAAGCCCGGTCAAATGGTAG